Proteins from a genomic interval of Corynebacterium deserti GIMN1.010:
- a CDS encoding geranylgeranyl reductase family protein, with translation MGDVSTTFDVLIIGAGPSGASAAVHAARAGLQTLLIDASVFPRDKTCGDGLTPRAIHQLDLLGVGDQVTSSYSNKGLKLHGFGGSVEAPWPDTYVTNRGSAMARSAFDDLLFRLAQSYAEVTTWENASAENAVLDGNDLKAVVVNHGGVEKTVSAKFVIVADGVRSPFGKKLGRVWHRNEVYGIAARAYCETPLSDEPWIHSHVELRDEEGTVQPGYGWIFPLGNGSVNVGCGALSTDKRPAKINTKKLLSFYASQRRQAWQLGPEHDVASALLPMGGAVSNVAGKNWMLIGDAAACVNPLNGEGIDYGLETAAMAVETITANQKRDLTLVWPHVLRDAYGETFMLARTAARLLTYPQFLPLAGPLAFRGPLQKAIMPAAARLMGNLITEEDRDILAQAWGAAGSAISWARKGSPLWDSTL, from the coding sequence ATGGGGGATGTGTCTACAACTTTTGATGTGTTGATTATTGGCGCCGGGCCCTCTGGCGCGAGCGCCGCCGTCCATGCAGCCAGGGCTGGGCTTCAAACATTGCTTATCGACGCCTCCGTCTTCCCCCGCGATAAAACCTGCGGGGACGGCCTCACTCCTCGGGCGATTCACCAGCTCGATTTACTGGGTGTCGGCGATCAGGTGACCAGCTCCTATTCCAATAAGGGTCTGAAGTTGCACGGGTTTGGTGGCAGCGTCGAGGCACCGTGGCCGGACACGTATGTGACCAACAGGGGTTCGGCGATGGCACGTTCGGCGTTTGATGATCTTCTTTTCCGACTAGCTCAGTCCTACGCGGAGGTCACTACCTGGGAGAACGCCTCTGCGGAGAATGCGGTGCTTGATGGCAATGATCTCAAGGCAGTTGTGGTCAATCATGGAGGCGTTGAGAAAACCGTCTCAGCCAAGTTTGTGATTGTCGCCGATGGTGTCCGCTCCCCCTTTGGTAAAAAGTTGGGGCGGGTGTGGCATCGCAATGAGGTGTACGGCATAGCTGCGCGCGCTTATTGTGAGACTCCGCTGTCTGATGAGCCGTGGATCCATTCACACGTGGAGCTTCGTGATGAGGAAGGTACCGTCCAACCTGGTTATGGCTGGATTTTCCCTCTCGGAAACGGGTCGGTGAACGTGGGCTGTGGAGCACTATCGACTGATAAGCGCCCCGCCAAAATCAATACAAAAAAGTTGTTGAGTTTCTATGCGAGCCAGCGTCGACAAGCATGGCAACTCGGGCCCGAGCACGACGTTGCCTCTGCCCTGCTGCCTATGGGGGGCGCGGTGTCCAATGTTGCCGGTAAGAACTGGATGCTCATCGGCGATGCTGCGGCGTGTGTGAATCCGCTTAATGGTGAGGGCATTGATTACGGCCTTGAGACCGCCGCGATGGCTGTAGAGACGATCACCGCAAACCAGAAGCGTGATCTGACGCTGGTGTGGCCACATGTGCTGCGCGACGCCTACGGTGAGACATTCATGCTCGCCCGGACCGCCGCGCGTCTGTTGACCTATCCACAGTTCCTGCCTCTGGCCGGGCCGTTGGCGTTTCGTGGGCCTTTGCAAAAGGCGATTATGCCAGCTGCTGCGCGGCTGATGGGCAACCTCATCACTGAGGAGGATAGAGATATCCTCGCTCAAGCATGGGGCGCTGCGGGTTCTGCTATTTCGTGGGCGCGCAAGGGATCCCCACTGTGGGATTCAACCCTTTAG
- the rplK gene encoding 50S ribosomal protein L11 — protein MAPKKKKVSGLIKLQIQAGQANPAPPVGPALGAHGVNIMEFCKAYNAATENQRGNVIPVEITVYEDRSFDFKLKTPPAAKLLLKAAGLQKGSGVPHTQKVGKVTMAQVREIAETKKEDLNARDIDAAAKIIAGTARSMGITVED, from the coding sequence ATGGCTCCTAAGAAGAAGAAGGTCTCCGGCCTCATCAAGCTCCAGATCCAGGCAGGACAGGCAAACCCTGCTCCTCCAGTTGGCCCAGCACTTGGTGCTCACGGCGTCAACATCATGGAGTTCTGCAAGGCTTACAATGCTGCAACTGAAAACCAGCGCGGCAACGTTATCCCTGTTGAGATCACCGTCTACGAAGACCGTTCATTCGACTTCAAGCTGAAGACCCCACCAGCTGCAAAGCTGCTGCTGAAGGCTGCTGGCCTGCAGAAGGGCTCCGGCGTTCCTCACACCCAAAAGGTCGGCAAGGTCACCATGGCTCAGGTTCGCGAGATCGCTGAGACCAAGAAGGAAGACCTGAACGCTCGCGATATCGACGCTGCTGCGAAGATCATCGCTGGTACTGCTCGTTCCATGGGCATCACCGTCGAGGACTAA
- the gabT gene encoding 4-aminobutyrate--2-oxoglutarate transaminase, with amino-acid sequence MEELNYRIPQSRHLETDGQGAKSKVLDERRQASVARALAPGLPGYVVDADGGVLADADGNRFIDLASGIAVTTVGASNAEVVAAINEAAAHFTHTCFMVSPYESYVAVAEKLNELTPGDHHKKTALFNSGAEAVENAVKIARAYTGKPAVVVFDNAYHGRTNLTMAMTAKNRPYKSGFGPLASDVYRAPMSYPLRDGLNGADAAARAIGMIESQVGAENLSCVVIEPIQGEGGFIVPADGFLHAIAQWCHDNDVVFIADEIQSGFQRTGTWFASEADGVIPDLITTAKGIAGGMPLSAVTGRAEIMDAPGPGALGGTYGGNPVACAAALAAIDVMEKHDLQSRARDIEAIIRDEFAPVLGLPEVAELRGRGAMVALELVDAAGHPNPALTAAVAQRAKAQGVLILTCGIDGNVIRFLPPLVIAEDTLRDGLRVVVEAIELETATSKVG; translated from the coding sequence GTGGAAGAACTGAACTATCGCATCCCGCAGAGCCGTCATCTGGAAACTGATGGGCAGGGAGCGAAGTCGAAGGTGTTGGATGAGCGTCGACAAGCATCTGTTGCACGCGCGCTTGCGCCGGGCTTGCCTGGATACGTGGTGGATGCCGACGGCGGTGTATTGGCGGACGCAGACGGCAACCGCTTTATCGATCTGGCCTCGGGAATTGCAGTGACCACGGTGGGTGCATCCAATGCTGAGGTAGTTGCGGCCATCAATGAGGCGGCCGCGCACTTCACCCACACCTGCTTCATGGTGTCTCCCTATGAGTCCTATGTGGCCGTGGCTGAAAAGCTCAATGAGCTCACCCCGGGCGATCACCACAAGAAGACCGCACTGTTTAACTCAGGCGCGGAGGCTGTGGAAAATGCGGTAAAGATCGCACGCGCGTATACCGGTAAGCCAGCAGTCGTGGTGTTCGACAACGCATACCATGGCCGCACCAACCTGACCATGGCGATGACCGCGAAGAATCGACCCTATAAGTCCGGCTTCGGCCCGCTGGCTTCTGATGTGTACCGCGCGCCGATGTCCTACCCGCTGCGCGACGGTCTAAATGGCGCTGATGCAGCGGCGCGCGCGATCGGCATGATTGAATCCCAGGTCGGCGCGGAAAACCTCTCCTGCGTGGTCATTGAACCCATCCAGGGTGAGGGCGGATTCATCGTCCCAGCTGACGGCTTCCTTCACGCGATCGCACAGTGGTGCCACGACAACGACGTGGTTTTTATCGCCGATGAGATCCAGTCCGGTTTCCAGCGCACTGGCACCTGGTTTGCCAGCGAAGCCGACGGCGTGATCCCAGACCTCATCACCACCGCAAAGGGCATCGCCGGCGGTATGCCACTTTCTGCCGTTACTGGCCGGGCGGAAATCATGGATGCTCCAGGTCCGGGTGCTCTCGGCGGCACATATGGCGGAAACCCGGTCGCCTGTGCGGCAGCTCTCGCAGCCATTGACGTCATGGAAAAGCACGACCTCCAGTCCCGCGCCCGCGACATCGAAGCCATCATCCGCGATGAGTTCGCGCCTGTCCTCGGCCTGCCCGAAGTTGCTGAGCTCCGCGGACGCGGCGCCATGGTTGCCCTTGAGCTTGTCGACGCCGCCGGCCACCCCAACCCCGCCCTCACCGCAGCGGTGGCACAACGCGCCAAGGCACAAGGCGTGCTGATCCTTACCTGTGGCATCGACGGCAATGTCATTCGTTTCCTCCCTCCACTGGTCATCGCCGAAGACACCCTCCGTGATGGTTTGCGCGTGGTCGTGGAGGCCATCGAGCTTGAGACCGCGACCTCCAAGGTGGGATAG
- a CDS encoding PucR family transcriptional regulator — protein sequence MDSQPQELDLSWLYHQQQLKLREILPTTRPFSIIQISELVDPSDFIRPDSVVLSVGIAFADDPDRLRDWAHTLATAGVIAIGFGSGLTFPQIPKALIDASLHLGLGLFEVPREIPFLSITTAVRDEQIRRAGREQQELLLEQDRLNSIAISGGLEQLCKHTSDFLDAAIAILDSDGRVSCAISHGDLDAIPQARSRLNGANQAITTDNTFGLIHRMTLFGDRHHVLSVLMKTRPSEQHRALIRHCAGLADILLQRPHAMRTREVEVKSLAISLLLGRTSDLPTVRGVFADVSDSSGKIRPVLITGNREQAVKKALTSITTQLNKQDRALAHLALDDFTELIFLRGNRSVPNIVELFGTTTKDIRMCIGLPTPTENINQELIDHLSATAQVLPLGAHSEPRDASAQWLKTPAIRAALNQRARDTFNRVLAYDATSNTELARTLVCFVQHAGHIGDTATELGVHRHTIRTRIERIEEICELDINDPLTKAELLLVVATRRI from the coding sequence ATGGATTCACAACCACAAGAGCTCGATCTCAGCTGGCTTTACCACCAACAACAACTCAAACTCCGCGAAATCCTCCCCACCACACGCCCCTTCTCCATCATCCAAATCAGCGAACTCGTCGACCCCTCCGATTTCATCCGCCCCGACAGCGTCGTCCTCTCCGTCGGCATCGCCTTCGCCGATGACCCCGACCGCCTCCGCGACTGGGCACACACCCTGGCTACCGCAGGCGTCATTGCCATCGGTTTCGGCTCAGGCCTCACCTTCCCACAGATCCCCAAAGCGCTTATCGACGCCTCCCTCCACCTCGGCCTCGGACTCTTCGAAGTCCCCCGCGAGATCCCCTTCCTCTCCATCACCACCGCAGTCCGCGACGAACAAATCCGCCGCGCCGGCCGCGAACAACAAGAACTCCTGTTAGAACAAGATCGCCTCAACTCCATCGCCATCAGTGGGGGTCTAGAACAACTGTGTAAACACACCTCCGACTTCTTAGACGCTGCCATCGCCATCTTGGACAGTGATGGTCGTGTCTCCTGCGCCATTTCCCACGGTGACCTCGATGCGATCCCCCAAGCACGCAGTCGACTCAATGGCGCAAACCAAGCTATCACCACCGACAACACCTTCGGTCTCATTCACCGCATGACACTATTCGGCGATCGACACCATGTGCTCTCCGTGCTCATGAAAACACGGCCCTCCGAACAACACCGCGCCCTCATCCGCCACTGCGCAGGTCTCGCAGACATCCTCCTCCAACGCCCCCACGCTATGCGCACCCGCGAAGTAGAAGTCAAAAGCCTCGCCATCTCCCTTTTGCTGGGCCGCACCTCCGACCTCCCCACCGTGCGCGGAGTGTTTGCAGATGTTTCCGATTCCTCGGGAAAAATCCGTCCAGTGCTCATCACCGGAAATCGAGAACAAGCCGTCAAAAAAGCGCTCACCAGCATTACAACCCAACTGAACAAACAAGACCGCGCTCTTGCCCACCTCGCGCTCGATGACTTCACCGAACTCATCTTCCTGCGCGGTAACCGCAGCGTCCCCAATATCGTCGAGCTCTTTGGCACCACCACCAAAGACATCCGCATGTGCATTGGTCTGCCCACCCCCACCGAAAACATCAACCAAGAACTCATCGATCATCTCAGCGCCACTGCCCAAGTCCTACCACTCGGCGCACATTCCGAACCCCGCGATGCCTCAGCCCAATGGTTGAAAACCCCCGCCATCCGAGCCGCCCTCAACCAACGCGCCCGCGACACTTTCAACCGAGTGCTTGCCTACGACGCCACCTCCAACACCGAACTAGCCCGCACCCTGGTCTGCTTCGTCCAACACGCCGGCCACATTGGCGATACCGCCACCGAACTGGGAGTACACCGCCACACCATCCGCACACGAATCGAACGCATTGAAGAAATTTGCGAACTCGACATCAACGATCCCCTGACGAAAGCTGAGCTGTTGCTCGTCGTGGCGACAAGGCGCATATAG
- the secE gene encoding preprotein translocase subunit SecE: MSDEQNSGVGGTSRPTGKRQLSGTSTTSTSSYEAKQVTTKQKSSDDSKPGGGVVSFLPEVVSEVRKVIWPTARQLVTYTLVVLAFLIIVTALVSGIDFVAGVGVEKILTP; encoded by the coding sequence GTGAGCGACGAGCAGAATTCTGGCGTAGGCGGAACATCTCGCCCAACTGGTAAGCGCCAGCTGTCGGGAACCTCCACCACGTCCACTTCCTCGTATGAGGCAAAGCAAGTAACCACGAAGCAGAAGTCTTCTGATGATTCTAAGCCAGGTGGCGGCGTTGTGTCCTTCCTGCCAGAGGTGGTCTCTGAGGTGCGCAAGGTTATTTGGCCTACGGCACGTCAGTTGGTTACGTACACCTTGGTGGTCTTGGCTTTCTTGATCATCGTGACTGCACTTGTTTCCGGCATCGATTTCGTTGCTGGTGTCGGAGTTGAGAAGATCCTTACTCCGTAG
- a CDS encoding polyprenyl synthetase family protein produces MSSGRTVPTRSHGLGKEGVSTKGASQVEFGDPDLTARINDAMVQVEDLLRRELSSGEDFLVDKVMHLTRAGGKRFRPMFALLASEFGEKPLSDNVIKAAVVVEITHLATLYHDDVMDEATMRRGVPSANARWDNSVAILAGDILLAHASRIMSQLGTETVAHFAETFGELVTGQMRETVGPRDTDPIEHYMAVIREKTGVLIASAGFLGSMHADATSEHVNALRNFGAAIGMIFQIVDDIIDIFSETHESGKNPGTDLREGVFTLPVLYAMREETPVGEELRSILTGPLEDDETVNHVLELLSQTNGRQAALDDVYRYMDIANSELDRLPDNSVKEALRELATFTVKRVG; encoded by the coding sequence ATGAGTAGCGGCCGAACCGTTCCAACCCGTTCCCACGGGCTCGGAAAAGAAGGTGTCTCCACCAAGGGAGCATCTCAGGTCGAGTTTGGTGACCCCGACCTCACGGCCAGGATCAATGACGCAATGGTGCAGGTAGAAGACCTCCTGCGACGTGAGCTGTCCTCCGGGGAAGACTTCCTTGTCGACAAAGTCATGCACCTCACAAGGGCCGGCGGAAAACGCTTCCGCCCCATGTTTGCCTTGCTGGCCTCCGAATTTGGCGAAAAACCACTATCGGACAACGTCATCAAAGCCGCCGTTGTCGTGGAGATCACTCACTTGGCCACCCTGTACCACGACGATGTGATGGATGAAGCCACCATGCGTCGCGGCGTCCCCAGCGCCAACGCGCGCTGGGACAACTCCGTAGCCATCCTCGCAGGTGACATCCTGCTCGCCCACGCATCACGCATCATGAGCCAGCTTGGCACCGAAACCGTCGCACACTTCGCGGAAACCTTCGGTGAACTCGTCACCGGCCAAATGCGCGAAACCGTCGGCCCCCGCGACACCGACCCCATCGAGCACTACATGGCCGTCATCCGCGAAAAAACCGGCGTCCTCATCGCCTCCGCAGGCTTCCTTGGCTCCATGCATGCCGACGCTACCTCCGAACACGTCAACGCCCTACGCAACTTCGGTGCAGCCATCGGCATGATCTTCCAAATCGTCGACGACATCATCGACATCTTCTCCGAAACACACGAATCCGGAAAAAACCCCGGAACCGACCTTCGTGAAGGCGTCTTCACCCTCCCAGTGCTCTACGCTATGCGCGAAGAAACGCCCGTCGGCGAAGAACTCCGATCCATCCTCACAGGACCCCTTGAAGACGACGAAACGGTCAACCACGTCCTCGAGCTCCTCTCCCAGACAAATGGCCGCCAGGCCGCCCTCGACGACGTCTACCGCTACATGGACATCGCCAACTCCGAACTCGATCGCCTACCCGACAACTCCGTCAAGGAAGCCCTCCGCGAATTGGCGACCTTCACCGTCAAGCGGGTCGGCTAG
- the nusG gene encoding transcription termination/antitermination protein NusG: MSDENNNEFAVEEQSVQDTDLDIAAGFSEEFAEADADLAAAEEAEDNAAGEVEEAAEEAVEDATADADAGADVEEIPANAEEAAAAVEAEEDSLAQAAAALGDTEEQDADAEYRARLRKFTTQLKKQPGLWYIIQCYSGYENKVKANLDMRAQTLEVEDDIFEVVVPIEQVTEIRDGKRKLVKRKLLPGYVLVRMDMNDRVWSVVRDTPGVTSFVGNEGNATPVKHRDVAKFLLPPEQAVVTGEAAAAADEGEQVVAMPTDAKKPQVAVDFQVGEAVTILTGAFASVSATISSIDVENQKLEALVSIFGRETPVDLDFDQVEKVS, from the coding sequence ATGAGCGACGAGAACAACAACGAGTTTGCTGTTGAGGAGCAGTCCGTACAGGACACTGATCTTGATATTGCAGCTGGTTTCAGCGAGGAATTCGCAGAAGCGGATGCTGACCTTGCAGCTGCTGAGGAAGCTGAAGACAACGCAGCGGGCGAAGTCGAAGAAGCAGCCGAAGAAGCAGTCGAAGACGCAACCGCAGACGCAGATGCAGGCGCAGACGTCGAAGAGATCCCTGCGAACGCTGAAGAAGCTGCAGCTGCTGTCGAGGCTGAGGAAGATAGCCTTGCTCAGGCTGCAGCCGCTTTGGGTGATACCGAGGAGCAGGATGCAGATGCTGAATACCGTGCTCGTTTGCGTAAGTTCACCACTCAGTTGAAGAAGCAGCCTGGTCTTTGGTACATCATTCAGTGCTACTCAGGCTACGAGAACAAGGTGAAGGCAAACCTTGACATGCGTGCTCAGACTCTTGAGGTTGAGGATGACATCTTTGAGGTTGTTGTTCCTATTGAGCAGGTCACCGAGATTCGTGACGGCAAGCGCAAGCTCGTTAAGCGTAAGTTGCTGCCAGGATATGTTCTTGTCCGCATGGATATGAACGATCGCGTGTGGTCTGTTGTTCGCGATACCCCGGGCGTGACCAGTTTCGTTGGTAACGAGGGCAACGCAACTCCTGTGAAGCACCGTGACGTCGCTAAGTTCCTGCTGCCTCCGGAGCAGGCTGTTGTTACCGGTGAAGCTGCTGCCGCTGCTGATGAGGGTGAGCAGGTTGTTGCAATGCCTACTGACGCCAAGAAGCCGCAGGTTGCTGTGGACTTCCAGGTTGGCGAGGCTGTCACCATCCTCACCGGTGCATTTGCTTCCGTGTCTGCAACGATTTCTTCCATCGATGTTGAGAACCAGAAGCTCGAAGCTTTGGTGTCCATCTTCGGTCGTGAAACCCCAGTTGACCTAGACTTTGACCAGGTCGAGAAGGTCAGCTAA
- the cycA gene encoding D-serine/D-alanine/glycine transporter, whose amino-acid sequence MSDNAAPDTHLHRGLSNRHLQLIAIGGAIGTGLFMGSGKTISVAGPSVILVYAIIGFMLFFVMRAMGELLLANLNYKSLRDAVSDILGPGAGFVTGWTYWFCWIATGMADIVAITGYTQYWWPEIPLWLPGVLTIIVLFALNLAAVRLFGEMEFWFAIIKIVAIVALIAVGFFMVITAFGAPNGTTASFNNLIEHGGFFPNGITGFLAGFQIAIFAFVGIELAGTAAAETKDPETTLPRAINSIPIRIVVFYVLALAVIMMVTPWNEVSPDNSPFVQMFALAGIPAAAGIINFVVITSAASSANSGIFSTSRMLYGLSLEGAAPKRWGVLSKRQVPARGLTFSVLCLIPAVGLLYAGGTVIEAFTLITTVSSVLFMVVWSYILVAYIVYRRRNPELHEKSVFKMPGGVVMAVVVLVFFVAMLGVLSLETDTRTALLATPVWFIILGVGWFATGGAKGAQRRIQIHERV is encoded by the coding sequence ATTTCTGATAACGCAGCTCCAGACACCCACCTCCACAGGGGTCTGAGTAACAGGCACTTACAACTGATTGCCATCGGCGGAGCCATCGGAACCGGCCTGTTCATGGGATCAGGCAAGACCATCTCCGTAGCAGGACCCTCTGTGATCTTGGTCTATGCAATCATCGGTTTCATGCTTTTCTTTGTCATGCGTGCCATGGGAGAGCTCCTTCTAGCAAACCTCAACTACAAATCGCTTCGCGACGCCGTCTCCGACATCCTGGGACCGGGCGCGGGATTTGTCACCGGCTGGACCTATTGGTTCTGTTGGATTGCTACAGGCATGGCAGATATCGTCGCGATCACCGGTTACACCCAATACTGGTGGCCAGAGATCCCACTGTGGCTGCCCGGTGTATTAACCATCATCGTGTTGTTCGCCCTCAACTTGGCGGCAGTGAGACTGTTCGGTGAGATGGAATTCTGGTTCGCCATCATCAAGATCGTTGCCATTGTTGCGCTCATCGCAGTGGGCTTTTTCATGGTGATTACCGCCTTTGGAGCACCCAACGGCACTACCGCATCGTTTAACAACCTCATTGAGCACGGCGGATTCTTCCCCAATGGCATCACAGGGTTTTTAGCGGGCTTCCAAATCGCCATCTTTGCGTTCGTGGGCATTGAGCTTGCGGGTACGGCGGCTGCGGAAACCAAAGATCCGGAGACGACGCTTCCGCGAGCAATTAACTCCATCCCAATTCGCATCGTGGTGTTCTATGTTCTCGCGCTGGCTGTCATCATGATGGTCACCCCATGGAATGAAGTCAGCCCAGACAACAGCCCCTTTGTGCAGATGTTTGCGCTGGCGGGCATCCCTGCTGCCGCTGGCATCATCAACTTCGTGGTGATCACCTCGGCCGCGTCGTCAGCCAATAGCGGTATTTTCTCCACCTCACGCATGCTCTATGGCCTGTCACTGGAAGGCGCTGCGCCGAAGCGGTGGGGTGTGTTGTCGAAGAGACAGGTACCAGCGCGCGGCCTGACATTTTCTGTGCTGTGTCTGATTCCTGCGGTGGGTCTGCTGTACGCAGGTGGAACAGTGATTGAGGCGTTCACGTTGATTACCACAGTGTCTTCTGTGCTGTTCATGGTGGTGTGGTCCTACATTCTGGTCGCCTACATTGTTTACCGTCGACGCAATCCTGAGCTTCATGAAAAGTCCGTTTTCAAGATGCCGGGCGGTGTTGTTATGGCGGTAGTGGTGCTGGTGTTCTTCGTCGCGATGCTCGGTGTGCTGTCGTTGGAAACCGATACCCGAACCGCTCTGCTTGCCACCCCCGTGTGGTTCATCATTCTAGGCGTTGGCTGGTTTGCCACTGGTGGGGCGAAGGGTGCGCAGCGACGCATCCAGATTCATGAACGGGTGTAA
- a CDS encoding demethylmenaquinone methyltransferase, with product MAKADLDKNPFDVASMFDDVGKNYDLTNTVLSFGQDRVWRKRTRQRLDLKPGEKVLDLAAGTAVSTVELAKSGAWCVACDFSQGMLAAGKDRDVPKVVGDGMKLPFADNTFDAVTISYGLRNIHDFRAGLREMARVTKPGGRLTVAEFSTPVIPVFGTVYKEYLMRLLPQVARAVSSNPEAYIYLADSIRAWPSQAELAREINNNGWSDCGWQNLTFGIVALHSAVKPAIKPAD from the coding sequence GTGGCTAAGGCAGATTTAGATAAGAACCCCTTCGACGTAGCGTCAATGTTTGATGACGTCGGAAAGAATTACGATCTCACCAACACGGTGCTGTCTTTTGGTCAGGACCGTGTGTGGCGAAAGCGCACGAGGCAGCGCCTGGATCTCAAGCCAGGGGAGAAGGTTCTAGATCTGGCAGCAGGAACAGCAGTGTCCACTGTTGAGCTGGCCAAATCCGGCGCCTGGTGTGTGGCCTGCGATTTCTCGCAGGGCATGCTGGCGGCTGGAAAAGATCGTGACGTTCCTAAAGTCGTCGGCGACGGCATGAAACTGCCGTTCGCTGACAACACCTTCGACGCCGTGACCATCTCCTACGGCCTGCGCAACATCCATGATTTCCGCGCCGGCTTGCGGGAAATGGCGCGCGTGACCAAACCAGGCGGACGCTTGACGGTTGCAGAGTTTTCCACTCCCGTCATCCCCGTCTTCGGCACCGTGTACAAGGAATACCTCATGCGTTTGCTGCCTCAGGTGGCACGTGCGGTGTCCTCAAACCCGGAGGCCTACATCTACTTGGCGGATTCGATCCGCGCGTGGCCAAGCCAGGCCGAGCTTGCCCGTGAGATTAATAACAACGGCTGGTCGGATTGCGGTTGGCAAAACCTCACCTTTGGCATTGTGGCGCTGCACTCCGCGGTAAAGCCCGCAATAAAGCCTGCTGACTAA
- the rplA gene encoding 50S ribosomal protein L1 — protein MSKKSKAYREAAEKIDAGRVYSPLEAAALVKETSSKNFDASVDVAIRLGVDPRKADQLVRGTVSLPNGTGKTVRVAVFAQGEKATEAEAAGADFVGTDELVEKIQGGWTDFDVAIATPDQMAKIGRIARVLGPRGLMPNPKTGTVTNDVAKAIEEVKGGKISFRVDKASNLHASIGKASFDAKALAENYGALLDEIIRIKPSSSKGIYLKRVTLSSTTGPGVEVDTHVTRNYTEEA, from the coding sequence ATGAGCAAGAAGTCTAAGGCTTACCGCGAGGCTGCTGAGAAGATCGACGCTGGTCGCGTCTACTCCCCACTTGAGGCTGCAGCCCTGGTTAAGGAGACCTCCTCCAAGAACTTCGACGCTTCCGTTGACGTAGCTATCCGCCTGGGCGTTGACCCACGTAAGGCTGATCAGCTCGTTCGTGGCACCGTTTCTTTGCCAAACGGCACTGGTAAGACCGTTCGCGTTGCTGTGTTCGCACAGGGCGAGAAGGCTACCGAGGCTGAGGCTGCTGGCGCTGACTTTGTTGGCACCGACGAGCTCGTTGAGAAGATCCAGGGTGGCTGGACCGATTTCGACGTTGCTATCGCAACCCCAGATCAGATGGCTAAGATCGGCCGTATCGCTCGTGTTCTGGGCCCACGTGGTCTGATGCCTAACCCTAAGACCGGCACCGTCACCAACGATGTTGCTAAGGCTATTGAAGAGGTCAAGGGCGGCAAGATTTCCTTCCGCGTTGACAAGGCTTCTAACCTGCATGCTTCTATTGGTAAGGCTTCCTTCGATGCGAAGGCACTGGCTGAGAACTACGGCGCTCTCCTCGATGAGATCATCCGTATCAAGCCTTCTTCCTCCAAGGGCATCTACCTCAAGCGCGTTACCCTGTCTTCCACCACCGGCCCAGGTGTTGAGGTTGACACTCACGTAACCCGCAACTACACCGAAGAGGCTTAA